The Osmerus eperlanus unplaced genomic scaffold, fOsmEpe2.1 SCAFFOLD_97, whole genome shotgun sequence genome includes a region encoding these proteins:
- the gnav1 gene encoding guanine nucleotide binding protein (G protein) alpha v1 has product MGLCLGSEVTEEGKKAKIQSAKIDRDLYESAKRDMSVVKVLLLGAAESGKSTLVKQMKIIHSHGFTRQELTSFKPAVLDNLLTSMRFVLHGMGVLRINLASSNNKVHAHSVLSCGRSFDEDQVLLPFIGHALSCLWADPGVRAAAARGYEYELNDSALYFFDNMARIISPAFIPTETDVLRVRLRTTGVIETQFKVNHLTFRMYDVGGQRTERRKWIGCFEDVRAVLFVVSLSGYDMTLVEDPAMNRLQESLKLFSSICNNIFFRNTSMILFMNKIDLFQEKILHSGRHLRRYLPQFRGADCDVDTAARFISSLFVSLNASPCRLVYHHFTTATDTSNVQIVFQVVMDTIVKENLEAVSLL; this is encoded by the exons ATGGGACTGTGCTTGGGATCCGAAGTCAcggaggagggaaagaaggcAAAGATTCAAAGCGCGAAGATCGACCGGGACCTGTACGAGTCCGCCAAACGGGACATGAGCGTTGTCAAGGTTCTGTTGCTGG GCGCTGCGGAGAGCGGGAAGAGCACCTTGGTGAAACAAATGAAGATAATCCACAGTCATGGTTTCACGAGACAGGAGCTGACCAGCTTCAAG CCGGCCGTGCTGGACAACCTGCTGACCTCCATGAGGTTCGTGCTGCACGGCATGGGAGTCCTGAGGATCAACCTGGCCTCCAGCAAcaacaag gTGCACGCCCACTCCGTGTTGTCTTGTGGGCGGAGCTTCGACGAGGACCAGGTGCTCCTCCCCTTCATAGGCCAcgccctctcctgtctgtgggcTGACCCCGGCGTGCGTGCGGCGGCTGCCAGGGGCTACGAGTACGAGCTCAACGACTCTGCTCTcta tTTCTTTGACAACATGGCTCGCATCATCTCCCCTGCCTTCATTCCCACGGAGACAGATGTGCTGAGGGTACGACTGCGGACCACCGGAGTCATCGAGACTCAGTTCAAGGTCAACCACCTCACCTTCAG GATGTATGATGTGGGCGGGCAGAGGAcggagaggaggaagtggattGGCTGTTTTGAGGATGTGAGGGCGGTCCTGTTCGTCGTGTCTCTCAGCGGTTACGACATGACATTGGTGGAGGACCCTGCCATG AACCGACTGCAGGAAAGCCTAAAGCTGTTTTCCTCCATCTGCAACAACATCTTCTTCAGGAACACCTCCATG ATCTTGTTTATGAACAAGATCGACCTGTTCCAGGAGAAGATCCTGCACTCTGGACGACACCTCAGACGTTATCTTCCTCAGTTCAGAG gggCAGATTGTGACGTGGACACTGCGGCCCGGTTCATCTCCTCCCTGTTCGTGTCCCTTAACGCCTCACCCTGCAGGCTGGTCTACCACCACTTCACCACCGCCACTGACACCTCCAACGTCCAGATCGTCTTTCAGGTCGTCATGGACACCATTGTCAAGGAGAATCTGGAGgccgtctctctgctctga
- the npb gene encoding neuropeptide B: MERSVRFAVVCVCVSVLISCHPIEAWYKQSTGPSYYSVGRASGLLSGIRRSPYARRSESEETVMDSGETTGNNVVNEGSRQTPVLKNMAICVKDISPNLKSCELLRDGTGTFRCSADVFLTLDSLDCLAA; this comes from the exons ATGGAAAGGTCCGTTAGATTCGCCGTGGTGTGCGTCTGCGTCTCCGTGCTCATCTCGTGCCATCCCATCGAGGCTTGGTACAAGCAGTCGACCGGCCCAAGCTACTACTCGGTCGGGAGAGCCTCGGGATTGCTCTCCGGTATCCGTAGGTCGCCCTACGCCCGGAGGTCCGAGTCTGAGGAGACGGTGATGGACAGCGGGGAGACAACCGGGAACAACGTGGTCAATGAAGGCAGTCGTCAGACTCCCGTGCTCAAAAATATG GCTATCTGTGTGAAAGACATCTCACCCAACTTGAAGAGCTGCGAGCTTCTCCGGGACGGCACAGGCACGTTCCGGTGCAGCGCGGATGTCTTCCTCACCCTTGACTCGCTGGACTGCCTGGCCGCGTGA
- the sirt7 gene encoding NAD-dependent protein deacetylase sirtuin-7 gives MEATGDTGVSSRSERKAQEKAKILQREQQRETFKMVAKILKKSESERTTEEAAVLLRHGDTVDELSKRTVRNNVVKRKREEVYDDAEQLKSKVHQLAEAVRQARHLVIYTGAGISTAASIPDYRGPNGVWTQLQKGRAISASDLSDAEPTLTHMSIRMLHKEKLVQHVVSQNCDGLHLRSGLPRHALSELHGNMFIEVCTRCSPEGEYVRLFDVTERTSLHHHGTGRRCPRCGAELRDTIVHFGERGTLEQPLNWRGAAEAAGATDTIVCLGSSLKVLKKYSCLWNMNRPPCRRPKLYIVNLQWTPKDDLATLKIHGKCDDVMRLLMEDLDIQIPSYDKSEDPILSLATSLTTEEENSHGRKVIAPPAGQDVLSPGPQGQAGGSAVQGGWFGRGYAKGRKKKRVM, from the exons ATGGAAGCTACCGGGGACACCGGCGTTTCTTCCCGGTCCGAGCGCAAAGCTCAGGAAAAGGCGAAAATCTTGCAAAGGGAGCAACAGAGAGAAACGTTCAAAATG GTGGCCAAGATTCTGAAGAAGTCAGAGAGCGAGCGGACCACGGAGGAGGCGGCCGTGTTGCTGCGGCACGGTGACACGGTGGACGAGCTCTCCAAACGGACGGTCCGCAATAACGTCGTCAAGCGAAAACGTGAAGAG GTATACGACGATGCCGAACAGTTAAAGAGTAAAGTTCACCAGCTTGCCGAGGCAGTTAGACAGGCCAGACACTTAGTGATCTACACCGGAGCCGGTATCAGTACG GCTGCATCCATCCCTGACTACAGAGGGCCCAATGGGGTGTGGACTCAGCTGCAGAAGGGGAGGGCCATCAG TGCATCTGACCTGAGTGATGCTGAGCctaccctcacacacatgtcCATCAGGATGCTGCACAAGGAGAAGctg gtgcagcATGTGGTGTCTCAGAACTGTGACGGTCTGCACCTGCGTAGCGGCCTTCCCAGACACGCCCTCTCTGAGCTTCACGGAAACATGTTCATcgag GTGTGTACCCGCTGCTCCCCGGAAGGAGAATATGTGCGCTTGTTTGACGTGACGGAGCGCACCTCCCTGCACCACCACGGGACGGGGCGCCGCTGCCCCCGCTGCGGGGCGGAGCTCAGGGACACCATCGTCCACTTCGGGGAGCGCGGCACCCTGGAGCAGCCGCTCAACTGGAGGGGGGCGGCCGAGGCGGCCGGGGCCACAGACACCATCGTCTGTCTGGGCTCCAGCCTCAAG GTTCTAAAGAAGTACTCCTGTCTGTGGAACATGAACCGGCCGCCATGCAGGAGACCCAAACTCTACATCGTTAACCTCCAG TGGACGCCTAAAGATGACCTCGCCACCCTGAAGATTCATGGGAagtgtgatgatgtcatgcgCCTGCTGATGGAAGACCTGGACATCCAGATTCCCTCATATGACAA gtCCGAGGACCCCATCCTCAGCCTGGCCACCTCGCTgaccacagaggaggagaacagccaCGGTCGGAAGGTCATAGCGCCCCCCGCTGGCCAGGATGTCCTTTCCCCGGGCCCCCAGGGTCAGGCCGGGGGCTCCGCCGTGCAGGGGGGGTGGTTCGGGCGGGGCTACGCCAAAGGACGTAAGAAGAAGAGAGTCATGTGA
- the pcyt2 gene encoding ethanolamine-phosphate cytidylyltransferase — protein MIKNGHHASNVPVRDTGSKPRDSACSPEKRKRCVRVWCDGCYDMVHYGHSNQLRQAKAMGDFLIVGIHTDAEISKHKGPPVFTQAERYKMVRAIKWVDDIVEGAPYVTTLDTLDQHSCDFCVHGDDITLTVDGKDTYAEVKREGRYRECKRTQGVSTTDLVGRMLLMTKAHHSNIDNSDYQQHTDNFGKGPKGHSPWTGVSQFLQTSQKIIQFASGKEPQPGDTIIYVAGAFDLFHIGHVDFLETVFKQAEKPYVIVGLHFDQEVNRYKGKNYPIMNVHERTLSVLACRYVSEVVIGAPYAVGKDLLDHFKVDLVCHGKTEVSPDKDGTDPYAEPKKRGVFRTVDSVNDLTTDDIVQRIIENRLQFEARNQNKEAKEMAVIEAMRLREEGVQGGDATQAAQ, from the exons ATGATCAAAAACGGTCACCACGCATCGAATGTGCCGGTTAGAGACACCGGGTCAAAGCCGAGGGACTCCGCTTGCAGCCCCGAGAAGAGGAAGCGCTGTGTCCGGGTGTGGTGTGACGGATG TTATGACATGGTGCACTACGGCCACTCCAACCAGCTGAGACAGGCCAAGGCCATGGGGGACTTCCTCATAGTGGGAATACACACAgacg ctgaGATCTCGAAGCACAAGGGGCCACCAGTGTTCACGCAGGCGGAGCGTTATAAGATGGTGCGGGCCATCAAGTGGGTGGATGACATCGTGGAGGGGGCTCCCTACGTCAccaccctggacaccctggaccagcacagctgtgacttctgtgtccacggag ATGACATCACGCTGACGGTGGATGGGAAGGACACGTATGCGGAGGTGAAGCGGGAGGGCCGCTACCGCGAGTGCAAACGCACGCAGGGCGTGTCCACCACTGACCTGGTGGGACGCATGCTGCTGATGACCAAGGCTCACCACAGCAAcatc GATAACTCAGACTACCAGCAGCACACAGACAACTTTGGAaag GGTCCTAAAGGCCACAGTCCCTGGACGGGGGTGTCCCAGTTCCTGCAGACGTCCCAGAAGATCATCCAGTTTGCGTCAGGGAAGGAGCCCCAGCCTGGAGACACCATCATCTACGTGGCCGGAGCCTTCGACCTCTTCC ACATTGGTCATGTGGACTTCCTGGAGACGGTGTTCAAACAGGCAGAGAAGCCCTATGTCATCGTGGGCCTCCACTttgaccag GAAGTGAACCGCTACAAAGGGAAGAACTACCCAATCATGAACGTCCACGAGAGGACCCTGAGTGTCCTGGCCTGCagg tatgTGTCTGAGGTTGTCATCGGGGCGCCCTATGCTGTGGGTAAAGATCTGCTGGACCACTtcaag gtggacctggtgtgtcatGGCAAGACGGAGGTGTCCCCTGATAAGGATGGGACTGACCCCTACGCT gagcCTAAGAAGAGGGGTGTATTCCGGACAGTGGACAGTGTTAACGACCTGACCACTGATGACATCGTCCAGAGAATCATCGagaacag gctccagTTTGAGGCCAGGAACCAGAACAAGGAGGCTAAGGAGATGGCTGTGATCGAGGCCATGaggctgagagaggagggggtccaGGGGGGCGACGCCACCCAGGCGGCCCAGTAG